DNA sequence from the Leptospira limi genome:
GCATTAGCTCTTGGTAAACAAATCACAGTCTACAATTGTGAACATGGAATCATATCGGAAGATGGTCATGTAAAATGGCTAAATGTGAATGCGACTCCGCTTTTTGATGAACATGGAAATTTAGAAGGAGCCACAGCTAGTTTTTTAGATATCACCGAATTAAAAAACACACAAAATACAATCGAACAACAAAATCGTAAACTAACCTCTATTTTAAATGCAATTGAAAGATCAGCCATTGTGAGTGTCACAAATCCCGAAGGGATCATCATACGAGCAAATCCAAAATTTATTAAAATTTCTGGGTTTACAGAATCCGAGATCATTGGATCGGACCATAAAATCCTTAGTTCAGATTATCATAAAAAAGAATTTTGGCAAGGGCTTTGGGAACAAATCAAAAAAGGAAAAACCTGGGAAGGGGTCATTAAAAACAAATCCAAAGATGGTAATTATTTTTGGCTTCAAACCTTTATCCACCCTTTATACAATCTTCAAGATGAAATTGAAGCATATCTATCCATACGATTTGATATCACTGAAGAAATTGAAGCCTTGGAAAATACCAATCGGATGTTACATTTCACCGGGATCCAAAACAATCGATTACAAAACTTTGCTTACATTATATCTCACAACATCAGACAACATTCATCCAATTTCACTTCTCTCATCCAGTTATTGGAAGAATCCAAGTCAGAAGAAGATAAAAAGAATCTGATCGAGATGTTGCATGTTTCCTCCATCCAATTAGAAGAAACCATTTCCCATCTGAATGATATCATCTCCATCAACCAAACATTGAATAAACCAATGGAAGATTGTTCTTTAAAAAAAGAAGTGGATAAAACGCTTTCGATCCTCAGCGGTTCCATTGAATTACGAAAGATCCAAGTGGATGTACAAATTCCAGAAGGGCTTACCATAAGAACTATCCCTGCTTATTTAGAAAGCATCTTACTCAACCTTCTATCGAATGCCGTAAAATATGTTCGTT
Encoded proteins:
- a CDS encoding sensor histidine kinase, which gives rise to MKETINQSEFFYSFANQLPYSVFLFKSKSQTFAKENSLLFSNSKAMELQRTPKLGSTHLNIGSLFPFLFESELFKNIQAVWNEYKQWEEVITKNTFQYFGFQNQTYLLKLTRLDSIHYTISLEELTDAILAEKILRQKETKLDRLLKTMINGVVVVNLEGQILYANESASEILDLELEKIENRYFSSKEWKQISEDGSPFPADKLPLALALGKQITVYNCEHGIISEDGHVKWLNVNATPLFDEHGNLEGATASFLDITELKNTQNTIEQQNRKLTSILNAIERSAIVSVTNPEGIIIRANPKFIKISGFTESEIIGSDHKILSSDYHKKEFWQGLWEQIKKGKTWEGVIKNKSKDGNYFWLQTFIHPLYNLQDEIEAYLSIRFDITEEIEALENTNRMLHFTGIQNNRLQNFAYIISHNIRQHSSNFTSLIQLLEESKSEEDKKNLIEMLHVSSIQLEETISHLNDIISINQTLNKPMEDCSLKKEVDKTLSILSGSIELRKIQVDVQIPEGLTIRTIPAYLESILLNLLSNAVKYVRLKQGAWIKVGIEENNEQITILVEDNGLGINLEKHGNKIFGMFKTFHRNEDARGIGLFITKSQVEVLGGEIIVESEEQKGSRFFVRLPKNPEETLRV